The Haematobia irritans isolate KBUSLIRL chromosome 1, ASM5000362v1, whole genome shotgun sequence DNA segment TAACCagaggcaaaaaaaaataaattattcttcAAGCCTAACCAGAGGCATACataaattcaaataataatGATTCTTCTCATTCTCATTCAAAAAGTTGCAAGCTATAATCCCAGCGCTCTTGGTCTACTTCCATATTCCCAAAAAATGTCAAGCCAAAAATAGTGTTCTGGATATAGGGCAATCCCTTTTCTTTTTCAGGTAGACCGAGGAATATTCGCTGCGCCACATCTTGTCCCAAAACAACGGCACATCTGTTCGATAGGTAAAAAGAACAGTCAGCTACGTCACAGCGGTCGTACATGTCCCAGATTGGCGCTGGCACAGAACGTTGAGGTGTGCAAGGCGATGGACACATTCTGGGCTCTAACGTGACAGTCAAGGTGCGGACTTCACTGCGACGGTCTGTTAGCACAAACTCCGTAGGCATATCCCACTCTTCTTTGAAACGGAACACTCTTACGTCAAGATTACCCGGATACAAGTAGCTCTTTGGTGCATTGGGGTTGATAAGAACTCGCACCAAGTGGGACACTTCCTTGACCTGTGTACGTCGCATCCACACCAAAGCTGTCATGTCCATCCATTCATATTTCAGTGCATCCGCCGGGTGGAGAAGCGTATGGTGGCCAAACCAACAAATACGACATGGCCCACTCTTGCATTGACCAATTTCGTGGGAGAAGGCGAGACAGTTTTCGCAAACCCGGTTTCGGTGGACATAATTTAACTTTTCGTCGAGAGGCATGGCTAGGAATATGCGGCACAGCTTTAGCGAATGACGAGTCTCGCAAAGTAGGCAGCGGTAGTCATCGTTGTAGTTAGCCATATCTGTAGAGAGACAGAGATTGTGTTTGGTTAGGTTATGAGGTGACCTGAAGAAGCATGTGTGTGGAAAAGAGGCAGACTGGGAAACTCATATAATTGGAAGGCTAATCAAGGCGAGGTAGTAGCACAAGTTTGTGAATTGGACGTGTTATTGGTCCAGCTGCCGTTTTCAGGTCAACAACTCTAATGTGCCCGTCGGACCCCGGGTGCAATTTGATAACTCTTCCGAGACGCCACTCGTTAGGCCCTCCTGGTTCCTGACGCAAaacgaccatatctcctaatttAAGGCTTTCTGAAGGCCGTTGCCACTTATTCCTTTTATTCAATTCTTTGAGATAGTCGGATTTCCACCGACGACAAAAGTCCTGTTGGATAATTTTAAGTCTGCGCCAACGATTCAAAAGAGACAgtttttcgttaattttttcAGGCTCAGCAGGAGACAGTAGAGATGAACCAACCAAGAAATGTCCTGGGGTCAATACGGAGAAATCTTCTTGACTATCCGACATTGGAGTAAGCGGCCGTGAATTGAGACAGGATTCAATCGAGGCCAGTATAGTACTAAATTCTTCAAATGTGTGGCGTATTTGacccgaaattttctttaaatgggtCTTACATCTTTTTACGCCGGCCTCCCACAGCCCTCCCATGTGAGGT contains these protein-coding regions:
- the LOC142221615 gene encoding uncharacterized protein LOC142221615, with the protein product MANYNDDYRCLLCETRHSLKLCRIFLAMPLDEKLNYVHRNRVCENCLAFSHEIGQCKSGPCRICWFGHHTLLHPADALKYEWMDMTALVWMRRTQVKEVSHLVRVLINPNAPKSYLYPGNLDVRVFRFKEEWDMPTEFVLTDRRSEVRTLTVTLEPRMCPSPCTPQRSVPAPIWDMYDRCDVADCSFYLSNRCAVVLGQDVAQRIFLGLPEKEKGLPYIQNTIFGLTFFGNMEVDQERWDYSLQLFE